One genomic segment of Arachis duranensis cultivar V14167 chromosome 4, aradu.V14167.gnm2.J7QH, whole genome shotgun sequence includes these proteins:
- the LOC107486809 gene encoding protein RALF-like 33: MVNKNYSLHLALIVACMVTMTATVAGMRMMTKTIPKSSCNGTIKECMEVTKEFEMDSESNMEIFESNNKVIGNGALGRNGIPCSKKDNTTKNCRPGVPANRYNRGCSSITRCRGGGGGGGHGSTHN; encoded by the coding sequence ATGGTCAACAAGAACTACTCACTTCACTTAGCTCTTATCGTGGCTTGCATGGTCACCATGACAGCGACGGTGGCCGGAATGCGAATGATGACGAAGACTATACCTAAGTCATCATGCAATGGAACGATAAAGGAGTGTATGGAAGTAACGAAGGAATTTGAGATGGATTCAGAGAGCAACATGGAGATATTTGAATCAAATAATAAGGTGATAGGAAACGGTGCATTAGGGAGGAATGGAATTCCATGCTCTAAGAAAGATAATACCACCAAGAATTGCAGACCGGGTGTTCCTGCCAACCGTTACAATCGTGGCTGCAGTTCCATTACTCGATGCaggggtggtggtggtggtggtggccaTGGCTCCACCcataattaa
- the LOC107486923 gene encoding putative lipid phosphate phosphatase 3, chloroplastic isoform X2, with amino-acid sequence MALSDFIAFFRFQYLTTRLQELRVREVQLGSHTVSSHGYAVARTHKHDWLILLLLVLIVAILDIIHPFYRYVGKDMMTDLKYPLKSNTVPVWAVPLYAVLLPMVIFLVVYIRRRDVYDLHHAILGLLFSILVTAVITDAIKDAVGRPRPDFFWRCFPDGKDVYDTLGNVVCHGDKNIIKEGHKSFPSGHTSWSFAGLGFLSLYLSGKIKAFDRAGHVAKLCLVFLPLLFASLVGISRVDDYWHHWEDVFAGGLLGLIVATFCYLQFFPPPYHSEGWGPYAYFKMLEEAGGVTQAHSAQNVGQQGQSTESQAENNHGCMGLTLARNHSSTFNDIESGTR; translated from the exons GAACTCAGAGTGAGGGAAGTCCAGCTTGGTTCACATACTGTGAGTTCTCATGGATACGCAGTTGCGAGAACACACAAGCATGATTGGCTCATCCTCTTGCTCCTTGTGTTGATTGTGGCCATCCTGGACATTATCCATCCTTTCTATCGCTATGTCGGGAAGGATATGATGACTGACCTCAAATATCCACTCAAGAGTAATACAGTTCCTGTTTGGGCGGTTCCT TTATATGCAGTTTTATTGCCTATGGTGATCTTTCTTGTTGTCTATATCCGAAGGAGAGATGTCTATGATCTTCACCATGCCATACTAG GTCTGTTATTCTCCATTTTGGTAACAGCAGTAATCACTGACGCGATAAAGGACGCAGTAGGTCGACCTCGACCAGACTTCTTTTGGCGATGTTTCCCAGACGGAAAGGAT GTTTATGATACTTTGGGAAATGTAGTATGCCATGGTGACAAGAACATCATAAAGGAAGGGCATAAGAGCTTCCCAAGTGGCCATACTTCAT GGTCATTTGCTGGTCTAGGGTTCTTATCATTGTACTTATCTGGGAAAATAAAAGCATTTGATCGCGCAGGCCATGTAGCGAAACTTTGCCTTGTTTTTCTACCTCTACTTTTTGCGTCGCTCGTTGGTATTTCTCGAGTTGATGATTATTGGCACCACTGGGAGGATGTGTTTGCCGGAGGTCTTCTAG GGCTTATAGTAGCTACATTTTGCTATTTGCAGTTTTTTCCCCCTCCTTATCATTCTGAAG GATGGGGACCTTATGCTTATTTTAAGATGTTGGAAGAAGCAGGAGGTGTGACACAAGCTCATAGTGCTCAAAATGTTGGTCAACAAGGCCAGTCAACAGAGTCTCAGGCTGAGAACAACCATGGGTGTATGGGTTTAACTTTAGCACGGAATCATAGCTCAACATTCAATGACATTGAATCTGGAACAAGATAG
- the LOC107486923 gene encoding putative lipid phosphate phosphatase 3, chloroplastic isoform X1 has protein sequence MPRISAAAGAHFSSVNLPLIDTNGEELRVREVQLGSHTVSSHGYAVARTHKHDWLILLLLVLIVAILDIIHPFYRYVGKDMMTDLKYPLKSNTVPVWAVPLYAVLLPMVIFLVVYIRRRDVYDLHHAILGLLFSILVTAVITDAIKDAVGRPRPDFFWRCFPDGKDVYDTLGNVVCHGDKNIIKEGHKSFPSGHTSWSFAGLGFLSLYLSGKIKAFDRAGHVAKLCLVFLPLLFASLVGISRVDDYWHHWEDVFAGGLLGLIVATFCYLQFFPPPYHSEGWGPYAYFKMLEEAGGVTQAHSAQNVGQQGQSTESQAENNHGCMGLTLARNHSSTFNDIESGTR, from the exons GAACTCAGAGTGAGGGAAGTCCAGCTTGGTTCACATACTGTGAGTTCTCATGGATACGCAGTTGCGAGAACACACAAGCATGATTGGCTCATCCTCTTGCTCCTTGTGTTGATTGTGGCCATCCTGGACATTATCCATCCTTTCTATCGCTATGTCGGGAAGGATATGATGACTGACCTCAAATATCCACTCAAGAGTAATACAGTTCCTGTTTGGGCGGTTCCT TTATATGCAGTTTTATTGCCTATGGTGATCTTTCTTGTTGTCTATATCCGAAGGAGAGATGTCTATGATCTTCACCATGCCATACTAG GTCTGTTATTCTCCATTTTGGTAACAGCAGTAATCACTGACGCGATAAAGGACGCAGTAGGTCGACCTCGACCAGACTTCTTTTGGCGATGTTTCCCAGACGGAAAGGAT GTTTATGATACTTTGGGAAATGTAGTATGCCATGGTGACAAGAACATCATAAAGGAAGGGCATAAGAGCTTCCCAAGTGGCCATACTTCAT GGTCATTTGCTGGTCTAGGGTTCTTATCATTGTACTTATCTGGGAAAATAAAAGCATTTGATCGCGCAGGCCATGTAGCGAAACTTTGCCTTGTTTTTCTACCTCTACTTTTTGCGTCGCTCGTTGGTATTTCTCGAGTTGATGATTATTGGCACCACTGGGAGGATGTGTTTGCCGGAGGTCTTCTAG GGCTTATAGTAGCTACATTTTGCTATTTGCAGTTTTTTCCCCCTCCTTATCATTCTGAAG GATGGGGACCTTATGCTTATTTTAAGATGTTGGAAGAAGCAGGAGGTGTGACACAAGCTCATAGTGCTCAAAATGTTGGTCAACAAGGCCAGTCAACAGAGTCTCAGGCTGAGAACAACCATGGGTGTATGGGTTTAACTTTAGCACGGAATCATAGCTCAACATTCAATGACATTGAATCTGGAACAAGATAG